A segment of the bacterium genome:
CGACTTCTGTAATCCATACGCCTTCAATTCGGGGCGGAGGGATTTGAACCCACGACCCCATGGTCCCAAACCATGTGCGCTAAGCCGCTGCGCTACGCCCCGTAAACTTCAGGTTACAGATCCAGTACCTTGATTATTATATACCTAATTCAGCATGTGTCAAGGAAAGGAAGTTCTCGACTCTCTCGACTACGCTCGAGACAAGTCCGCTCGAACGGTATTCAGTTTTATAGACACCCCTCACCCTTACCCTCTCCCACAAGGGGAGAGGTAATATTATGGAAGATTGGGAGGCAAAATACATGGACTCCCGTTGGAATTGATCCCGTACCATGATATGGAATAGGAATGACAGGTGAAAAAAAATGGATTCCCGCTGGAGTTTACCCCGTACTCTGTCTGATACGGGGCGGGAATGACAGCACCGTGGAATTAAAAACCGATGGACCAGTCGATGGTCCAGTGCGGCTGGCTGGTCGCGAGGTCTTTGTACAGGAACGGAAAATTAACAGAGACCGGACCGATTGCGATCTTCAACCCCGCGTCGTAAGCGTCGCGCAGACTTCCGTCGCCTGCGGTTTGATCACGATATATGCCGTAATCTCCGAATAAACGGAACGGGATGTTCCGCGGTAGTTCCAAACCAATGCAGTACAGTTCGCTGGTCTTGATATGCTGCGTCTGATAGCCGTTCATGTTGCCATCGCCGGTAATATGTACGTGTTCCTGGGGCGAGAGGTAGCCCTCTTGGCTGAACACGAGGTCTGCCAGCTGCGATATCCTTAGTTTCCCGGCCAGGAAAAACTGCTCCTGGCGGGGAGCCGTGCCAAATATCTTTCCGCAGAACAGGCGGGCCTGGACCGGTATCGGGACCGATTTTATTGTCGATACTTCAAGAAAAGCCTTCGCGTAGGTGTAATCGCCGTTCACGGACCGGTCGGTCAGTGATAAAGAGACAACTACGGACAGATCTTTCGCGATGACCTTCACAGAATTGTCCAGGATCATATTCTCGCCCAGATCCCAGTCCAGAGAATCCACAAAATCGAACGAATTCAGACGGTAGTAAGCCAGGTTATTTTCTATCGCGATCGATCTCTGGGTTGAGAAAGGGATGCCCAGGTTGGTCATAAAACCGCCTTTTATCTTGTCCTCATTATGGGAATTAGAATACTGGGCAAAGATCCGCGAGCGCAAGCCCTTTTTAAATATCACCGGTGTCTGGTAGCTGAAATTGGGATAGAATCTTCTACTTTTTGTGCCGTAAATAAGACCCGCGATCCACTGGTGACGACCCTTGACAAAGTCAAAATCAATGAATTCGGCACCCGCCAGGTACAGACCGGGCGTGAAGCCGTTGTCATCGCTGTACCACAGGTAAGGGCAATAAAAGATCTGGTAGGCATCGAACGACGGCAGGGCAAGGATCGGTTTTATTTCAATACGCCGGGGATAATAGTTATTGTAGTAATTCGTCTCGAGCGCGTAGCCGTAGGGATCGATGTGGACGCGCTTGACTTTTTTTGCGGGTGCGCAGTCGATGATCATTGTCTTATCGTGCCCATCGACGTGGTAGATCTGGCCGCCAAGCTCGGTCTCAATGAATACATCGACCGGCACGGGGACGTCGCCGCGGTTGACGATCTCGACCGTGCCTCCGCTTACGCTTTTTATATACCAGTCGCAGAACTCGGTCGTATTGAGAAAACCATGAAAGAACGGCTGCAGGTCCTGCTGGCTGACCGATTCGCACACGGCGATAAAATCAGCGCTCGATGGATGTTTGTACGCGTACTGCCCGTAATATGTCCGCATGATGCTGTCGAACATCGGGCGTCCGAGCATGCCCTCGAGATTTTTCAGCATCAGACCGGGTTTGGCATACGCGGCATTAACGTAAGCCAGCGGGAGTTCAGTGAACTCGTAGCTGGGTGTGAGTACCGGTTTCTCAAGGCCGTTCGTTTGAGTGAGGTAATAAAATAAACGCTGATAATATGGTTCGGTGAGCGGCGGCAGGAAAGGCGATTTCAACAACGATCCCTGCTCGCCATATTTATCTTCAAAATAGCGCATTTCGACGTAAGTGGTGAAGCCTTCGTCGAGCCAGGCTTCGTCGGTCTCGTTATTGCCGATCACACCGTAGAACCACTGGTGGCCGATCTCGTGGGCAATGGCCTGTTCGAAAACGCGCGTGATAGGATCTTCGTCTAAGCCAATGATGACCAGTTGGGGATATTCCATGCCGCCGCCACTGGAGGCGTATCCATCCACGATACTC
Coding sequences within it:
- a CDS encoding M1 family metallopeptidase, which encodes MILILVLAAAWQQYVSYAISADLDTERKFLNCIEYVTYHNNSPSPLDTIYFHLYPNAFRDDNTTFAREMKKISFSTIMDVPVRDRSFIDIYGITANDESLSCLINETIMAVALSGTLMPGDSLTMRIDCGVKIPRITSRMGYRKDHFEMSQWYPKPCVYDQAGWHNDPYHALGEFYGEYGQFDVSIELPGNYVIAVTGERVDSADVEFTRSLIRDDIKPPSAGRKTVRFSAENVHDFAWVCDPDFHVEQTMVGDISIDVFFTAKDRKKWKNASTYAVDAVQRYERWFGPYPYKTLSIVDGYASSGGGMEYPQLVIIGLDEDPITRVFEQAIAHEIGHQWFYGVIGNNETDEAWLDEGFTTYVEMRYFEDKYGEQGSLLKSPFLPPLTEPYYQRLFYYLTQTNGLEKPVLTPSYEFTELPLAYVNAAYAKPGLMLKNLEGMLGRPMFDSIMRTYYGQYAYKHPSSADFIAVCESVSQQDLQPFFHGFLNTTEFCDWYIKSVSGGTVEIVNRGDVPVPVDVFIETELGGQIYHVDGHDKTMIIDCAPAKKVKRVHIDPYGYALETNYYNNYYPRRIEIKPILALPSFDAYQIFYCPYLWYSDDNGFTPGLYLAGAEFIDFDFVKGRHQWIAGLIYGTKSRRFYPNFSYQTPVIFKKGLRSRIFAQYSNSHNEDKIKGGFMTNLGIPFSTQRSIAIENNLAYYRLNSFDFVDSLDWDLGENMILDNSVKVIAKDLSVVVSLSLTDRSVNGDYTYAKAFLEVSTIKSVPIPVQARLFCGKIFGTAPRQEQFFLAGKLRISQLADLVFSQEGYLSPQEHVHITGDGNMNGYQTQHIKTSELYCIGLELPRNIPFRLFGDYGIYRDQTAGDGSLRDAYDAGLKIAIGPVSVNFPFLYKDLATSQPHWTIDWSIGF